The following proteins are co-located in the Flammeovirga kamogawensis genome:
- a CDS encoding alpha-amylase family glycosyl hydrolase produces the protein MIKKYASFYILLSITFGLFFTSCSSHEKKEKEKVDKLLKISSSTEKIEDHKIIIYQMMTRLFGNTTTTNKQWGTLKENGVGKFDDINDNALTSIKDLGATHVWYTGVIEHAVITDYRKYGIPLDDADVVKGRAGSPYAIKDYYDVNPDLANDVDNRVEEFEALIKRTHDNGLKVIIDFVPNHVARKYHSDKAPKGVEDLGKSDNTKVGFAPNNNFYYIPGKPFKVPNGYVPLGGDKFPTSDGKFREIPAKVSGNGAVTDAPTVNDWFETVRLNYGVNHVSGNGEKVFDVNGEVPSTWKKTLAILTYWTNKGVDGFRCDMSEMVPVEYWAWMIPQIKKINPNIRFIAEVYNPDEYKNYIFTGKFDYLYDKVGVYDSLRAVMEDRPGSSLSHLTNVWKGMDGFNNHMLRFLENHDEQRIASREFSNNPLPGIPGMAVSAALGSGPVMVYFGQEVGEPAKGESGFSGDDGRSTIFDYWGIPEHQKWVNNHKYDGGQLSDTQRTLRKRYKSLLNAAKNSEAIRKGDLIDLQQFNRTNANYDVDKTYAFIRYSENERVLVIANFENKKVLSDVIIPTEVINLIKASEDSDVKARDLISGKTINLNMKKADQNGTPIELDAYDTYYLAF, from the coding sequence TCCTCAACAGAGAAAATTGAAGACCACAAAATCATTATCTACCAGATGATGACCCGTTTATTTGGTAATACTACTACAACAAATAAACAATGGGGAACATTGAAAGAAAATGGTGTAGGTAAATTTGATGATATCAATGATAATGCACTTACTTCTATTAAAGATTTAGGAGCTACACATGTTTGGTATACTGGAGTTATTGAACATGCCGTTATTACAGATTATAGAAAATACGGTATTCCTCTAGATGATGCCGATGTTGTAAAAGGTAGAGCTGGTTCTCCATATGCCATAAAAGATTATTATGATGTTAACCCAGATTTAGCCAATGATGTAGATAACCGTGTTGAAGAGTTTGAAGCATTAATAAAAAGAACACACGATAACGGTTTAAAAGTAATTATTGATTTTGTACCAAACCATGTTGCTCGTAAATACCATTCTGATAAAGCCCCAAAAGGTGTTGAAGATTTAGGTAAATCGGACAATACTAAAGTAGGTTTTGCGCCAAATAATAATTTCTACTACATTCCAGGTAAACCATTTAAAGTTCCTAACGGATATGTTCCTCTAGGGGGAGATAAGTTTCCAACATCAGATGGAAAATTCAGAGAAATTCCAGCGAAAGTTTCGGGAAATGGAGCTGTTACAGATGCTCCTACAGTAAACGATTGGTTTGAAACTGTTCGATTAAATTATGGGGTTAATCATGTATCAGGAAATGGTGAAAAAGTTTTTGACGTAAATGGTGAAGTTCCTTCAACTTGGAAAAAAACATTAGCTATTCTTACCTATTGGACCAATAAAGGTGTAGATGGTTTTCGATGTGACATGTCTGAAATGGTTCCTGTAGAATATTGGGCTTGGATGATTCCTCAAATCAAAAAAATCAATCCTAATATTCGTTTTATCGCAGAAGTTTATAATCCTGACGAGTATAAAAACTACATTTTTACTGGTAAATTTGATTACCTATATGATAAAGTTGGTGTATACGATTCACTAAGAGCAGTAATGGAAGACAGACCTGGTTCATCATTATCTCATTTAACAAATGTATGGAAAGGTATGGATGGTTTCAATAACCATATGTTACGTTTCTTGGAAAATCATGATGAACAAAGAATTGCTTCTAGAGAATTTTCTAACAATCCTCTACCAGGTATTCCTGGTATGGCCGTTAGTGCTGCACTAGGTAGTGGTCCTGTCATGGTTTATTTTGGCCAAGAAGTTGGAGAACCTGCTAAAGGTGAATCTGGTTTTAGTGGTGATGATGGCAGATCTACAATTTTTGATTATTGGGGTATTCCAGAACATCAAAAATGGGTAAATAACCATAAATATGATGGAGGGCAACTCTCAGATACGCAACGTACATTAAGGAAACGATATAAGAGTTTATTAAATGCCGCAAAAAATAGTGAGGCTATCCGTAAAGGTGATCTAATTGATTTGCAACAATTTAATAGAACAAATGCAAATTATGACGTTGATAAAACCTATGCTTTCATTAGATACTCTGAAAATGAGAGAGTATTAGTAATTGCAAATTTTGAAAACAAGAAAGTACTCAGTGATGTCATTATACCGACAGAGGTTATTAATTTAATCAAAGCTTCTGAAGATTCAGATGTGAAAGCTAGAGATTTAATATCTGGCAAAACAATTAATCTGAATATGAAAAAAGCAGATCAGAACGGTACACCTATCGAGCTTGACGCTTATGACACTTACTATTTAGCCTTCTAG
- the hisH gene encoding imidazole glycerol phosphate synthase subunit HisH, whose product MKVAIIKYNAGNVQSVRYALQRLGIDPILTDNAEELMSADKVIFPGVGEAKSAMDYLKERNLDTLIKDLKQPTLGVCLGLQLMCNHSEERDTDCLGIFDTKVKKFESKTLKVPHMGWNNIHDLKTPLYKGIEDHDYVYYVHSYYAELCENTIAITDYVNPYSASLHKDNFYAAQFHPEKSGDIGQKIIQNFLTNI is encoded by the coding sequence ATGAAAGTTGCCATAATAAAATACAATGCAGGAAACGTACAGTCGGTACGTTATGCTTTGCAACGCTTGGGAATTGATCCGATCTTGACAGACAATGCGGAGGAATTAATGAGTGCCGATAAGGTGATCTTTCCTGGTGTTGGTGAGGCAAAATCAGCAATGGATTACTTAAAAGAACGTAATCTTGATACGCTAATTAAAGATTTAAAACAACCTACTTTAGGAGTTTGTTTAGGATTACAGTTAATGTGTAATCATTCAGAAGAAAGAGATACAGATTGTCTAGGAATTTTTGATACTAAAGTCAAAAAGTTCGAAAGCAAAACTTTAAAAGTCCCTCATATGGGATGGAACAATATACATGATCTAAAAACACCTTTATATAAAGGCATTGAAGATCACGACTACGTTTACTATGTACATAGTTATTATGCAGAACTTTGTGAAAACACAATTGCAATAACAGATTATGTCAATCCATATAGTGCATCGTTACATAAAGATAATTTTTATGCAGCTCAATTTCACCCAGAAAAAAGTGGTGATATAGGTCAAAAAATTATTCAAAACTTTCTAACAAACATCTAA
- the hisA gene encoding 1-(5-phosphoribosyl)-5-[(5-phosphoribosylamino)methylideneamino]imidazole-4-carboxamide isomerase, which yields MSHKIDIIPAIDLIDGKLVRLSQGDYAQKTVYAEDPLEVAKSFEDAGIKRLHLVDLDGAKVKHVVNYGVLDRIVSNTSLIVDFGGGIQSDEDLEKVFDHGAAMVTCGSIAVKEPEKFTSWIEKFGSDRMILAADAKDKMIAVSGWQEDSKLPLFDYLKDYTAKGITKVLCTDISKDGMMQGPNTALYKEVMAEFPNIELIASGGVSKFDDLIALEEAYIPSVVVGKAIYENTISIEDIYSHMSK from the coding sequence ATGTCACACAAAATAGACATTATTCCAGCTATCGATTTAATTGATGGTAAACTTGTACGCCTATCTCAAGGTGATTACGCTCAAAAAACTGTATATGCAGAAGATCCTTTAGAAGTAGCAAAAAGCTTTGAAGATGCTGGTATTAAGCGTTTGCATTTGGTTGATTTAGATGGTGCTAAAGTAAAACATGTAGTCAATTATGGCGTGTTGGATAGAATTGTTTCTAACACTTCTTTAATTGTTGATTTTGGTGGAGGAATTCAATCAGATGAAGATTTAGAAAAGGTATTTGACCACGGTGCAGCAATGGTAACTTGTGGTAGCATTGCAGTAAAAGAACCAGAGAAATTTACTTCATGGATTGAAAAATTTGGAAGTGATAGAATGATACTTGCTGCGGATGCTAAAGATAAAATGATTGCTGTAAGTGGTTGGCAAGAGGATTCTAAATTACCTCTTTTTGATTACCTAAAAGATTATACTGCTAAAGGAATTACGAAAGTACTTTGTACTGATATTTCTAAAGACGGTATGATGCAAGGACCAAATACAGCACTTTATAAAGAAGTAATGGCTGAGTTTCCTAACATTGAACTTATTGCAAGTGGTGGTGTTAGTAAATTTGATGACCTCATTGCTCTTGAAGAAGCTTATATTCCTTCTGTAGTTGTAGGAAAAGCTATCTATGAAAATACAATTTCAATAGAGGATATATATTCTCATATGTCTAAATAA
- the pgeF gene encoding peptidoglycan editing factor PgeF yields the protein MKIPTLQFHQLEKYKDKVHHFVTTRSGGVSQPPFDSLNLGNIIHDKPEDVLQNRAIVKNNLVCDHLFIADQKHTNKVYSITEKNVEAYKKLQNPFPKSDGILTDVKNIGLLTLAADCTPILLFDPIKNVIGAVHSGWKGTALKILTKAIHQLETDFNCSPNTIIISFGPFIKKETYEIGMDVISIFKDAYPTDYNTIICTHTNPQKAYLDIEAAQLAQCKACGILPENIEFMPFNTFTDHRFFSARGNGPEQTGRFGGAIVLK from the coding sequence ATGAAGATACCTACTTTACAATTTCATCAATTAGAAAAATATAAAGATAAGGTTCATCATTTTGTGACTACTCGTTCTGGGGGGGTAAGTCAACCTCCTTTCGATTCATTAAATTTAGGAAATATCATTCACGATAAACCCGAAGATGTACTTCAAAATAGGGCTATCGTCAAAAACAATCTTGTTTGTGATCACCTCTTCATTGCTGATCAAAAACACACTAACAAGGTTTATTCTATCACTGAAAAGAATGTGGAAGCCTATAAAAAGCTACAAAACCCTTTTCCGAAATCTGATGGAATACTTACCGATGTTAAAAATATTGGCCTCTTAACGCTAGCAGCTGATTGCACCCCAATTCTTCTCTTTGATCCTATAAAAAATGTTATTGGAGCAGTTCATTCTGGATGGAAAGGCACTGCATTAAAGATTTTAACAAAGGCTATTCATCAGTTGGAGACAGATTTTAATTGTTCACCTAATACAATTATTATATCATTTGGCCCATTTATAAAAAAAGAAACGTATGAAATTGGTATGGATGTTATCAGTATTTTTAAAGATGCATACCCGACTGATTATAATACTATTATTTGTACACATACTAATCCTCAAAAAGCTTATTTAGACATTGAAGCAGCTCAATTAGCCCAATGCAAAGCCTGTGGCATTTTACCTGAAAACATTGAATTTATGCCTTTCAATACTTTTACAGATCATCGATTTTTTTCTGCAAGAGGAAATGGACCTGAACAGACGGGTAGGTTTGGAGGAGCAATAGTTTTAAAGTAA
- a CDS encoding SRPBCC family protein, with the protein MSNLLFDKIEAKFGQFKQSIMIRYFSLGVLTVIALFFGIGMLLPSTYLVNQKVYINAPQKEVFGYIDNLHKWNDWAFKLEEEGSRLSPQYTGPEEGEGATHTWMSYDGSSAKIQITSSNPFDEVDLQMITNDGDFVSDIKFTIEGSEKGTVVTWIEKGDFGFQPSTRMIAFISNYQERVSEQYASALVELKTAVEKKN; encoded by the coding sequence GTGTCGAATCTATTATTCGATAAAATAGAAGCAAAATTTGGTCAGTTTAAACAGTCTATAATGATTAGATATTTTTCTCTAGGTGTTCTAACGGTAATCGCTTTATTTTTTGGAATAGGTATGTTATTACCATCAACTTATTTAGTAAACCAGAAAGTATATATAAATGCTCCTCAAAAAGAAGTTTTTGGATATATAGATAATTTACATAAATGGAATGATTGGGCATTTAAATTAGAAGAAGAGGGGAGTAGATTATCACCTCAATACACAGGACCAGAAGAAGGAGAAGGTGCCACACACACTTGGATGAGTTATGATGGTTCCAGTGCAAAAATACAAATAACCTCCTCTAACCCATTTGATGAAGTTGATTTACAGATGATTACTAATGATGGGGATTTTGTTTCAGATATAAAGTTTACTATTGAAGGCTCTGAAAAAGGGACTGTTGTTACTTGGATTGAAAAAGGAGATTTTGGGTTTCAACCTTCTACAAGAATGATTGCCTTTATTTCTAATTATCAAGAGCGAGTAAGCGAACAGTATGCATCTGCATTAGTAGAGCTAAAGACTGCAGTAGAAAAAAAGAATTAA
- a CDS encoding BamA/TamA family outer membrane protein, translating into MQAQDQDTLTQEVKVKAYVPIVIGDSVYKFQKDTVLYLPSDLFNHDSTLILKSDFFYKNLQDKLQKNRITKEISNLLLVKNRPQVSTRQDSINLLSNGMCFENKIVRSIKIVRMPPFGSDVKHPYPKGKENKVEKYANGVHSKTKEKVISKNIVFNVGDVINSTDLSESERLLRALTFIKDAEIYACDVDGVQLDIYIFTQDQWTIGADGRFSGTNDFELGLYDNNFIGTGQYVYLAAVVKTDEPDPYGYAFKYKFQNVYGTFVDLEVNINNNYLQSLWNLKMYKDFVTSSTKWAGEVDIESNRTTYGYTTSDSAYLDIDSTERFWEELEYSYVSSWVGRSIQLNEEKNRNITFSGGAAKLSVLKRPEQVSADTLYAYQDKNQYLGSVTLNERNYRKLSYLQGFGRTEDVPNGWLFSVTSGVEINEYLGTRPYLGFNTEVGQFTPWGFFRLQGEFGSFIVDKYKQETLHIQFNYFSNLVAIHDNFLRFFLDIDLLSGTDRVPGDYLFFDQNDIYTDFQIRRNSKKGTQRLRVKQENVWFTKWFFYGFKFAVFQNFQFGMLNDKEGVSISSNDFFSSIGAGIRTRNENLVFNTFALELQYYPNANFNNSAFEISLSTEIDLPLQDFKPLKPQVIPFH; encoded by the coding sequence GTGCAGGCACAAGATCAAGATACGTTAACTCAAGAAGTTAAGGTTAAGGCATATGTACCTATCGTAATAGGAGATTCTGTATATAAATTTCAAAAAGATACTGTGCTTTACTTACCAAGTGATCTCTTTAACCATGATTCAACACTAATTTTAAAATCAGATTTCTTTTATAAAAACCTTCAGGATAAGCTACAGAAAAATAGAATCACTAAAGAAATTTCAAATTTATTACTTGTAAAAAACAGACCCCAAGTAAGTACAAGACAGGATAGTATAAATCTGTTATCTAATGGAATGTGCTTTGAAAATAAAATAGTTAGAAGCATTAAAATTGTAAGAATGCCACCCTTTGGATCTGATGTAAAGCACCCTTATCCTAAAGGAAAAGAAAACAAAGTGGAGAAGTATGCCAATGGAGTACATTCAAAAACAAAAGAAAAAGTAATCTCTAAAAATATAGTTTTTAATGTAGGTGATGTAATTAATAGTACAGATTTATCAGAAAGTGAGCGTCTTCTTCGTGCCTTAACTTTTATAAAAGACGCAGAAATTTATGCTTGTGATGTAGATGGCGTACAATTAGATATTTATATTTTCACTCAAGACCAATGGACTATTGGTGCTGATGGTAGGTTTAGCGGTACGAATGATTTTGAGTTGGGACTTTATGACAATAACTTTATAGGTACTGGTCAATATGTATACCTCGCTGCTGTAGTAAAAACTGATGAACCAGACCCCTATGGTTATGCATTTAAATATAAATTTCAGAATGTCTATGGAACTTTTGTCGACCTAGAAGTCAACATTAACAACAACTACTTACAGTCATTATGGAATTTAAAAATGTATAAAGACTTTGTAACATCAAGTACTAAATGGGCTGGAGAAGTTGACATCGAAAGTAACAGAACTACGTATGGTTATACAACTTCAGATTCAGCTTATTTAGATATAGATAGCACTGAAAGGTTTTGGGAAGAATTAGAATACTCATATGTAAGTAGTTGGGTAGGTAGGTCTATTCAACTTAATGAGGAAAAGAATAGAAATATTACTTTTAGTGGTGGTGCAGCAAAGCTAAGTGTACTCAAAAGACCTGAACAAGTAAGCGCTGACACATTATACGCATACCAAGACAAAAATCAATACCTAGGTTCTGTTACACTTAACGAAAGAAATTATAGAAAATTAAGCTACTTACAAGGTTTTGGACGTACAGAGGATGTCCCAAATGGATGGCTGTTTTCCGTGACATCAGGAGTTGAAATAAATGAATATCTTGGTACACGCCCCTATTTAGGTTTTAATACTGAAGTAGGGCAATTTACCCCTTGGGGCTTCTTTAGATTACAAGGAGAATTTGGGTCTTTTATAGTTGATAAATACAAACAAGAAACCTTACATATACAGTTTAATTACTTTTCAAATCTTGTGGCAATACACGATAATTTCTTACGATTCTTTTTAGATATAGATTTATTATCCGGAACTGATAGAGTACCTGGTGATTATTTATTTTTTGATCAAAATGACATCTATACTGATTTTCAAATACGACGAAATTCTAAAAAAGGGACCCAAAGATTAAGGGTAAAGCAAGAGAACGTATGGTTTACAAAGTGGTTCTTTTATGGATTTAAATTTGCTGTATTCCAAAATTTTCAATTTGGTATGTTAAATGATAAAGAAGGTGTTTCTATTTCTTCAAATGATTTTTTCTCATCAATTGGTGCAGGAATTAGAACTAGAAATGAAAACTTAGTCTTCAATACCTTTGCTTTAGAATTACAATATTACCCGAATGCTAATTTTAATAATTCAGCTTTTGAAATTTCTTTATCAACAGAAATCGATCTTCCATTGCAAGATTTCAAACCTTTGAAACCTCAAGTCATCCCATTTCATTAA
- a CDS encoding alpha/beta fold hydrolase: MAIDLFEKYTDNISQFMEIDGMKVHYKVEGEGFPIVLLHGTFASLQTWDRWTETLKKKYKVVRLDLPGFALTGPRPDKSYSVEIYLDFLDRFLKRLEINKFYLAGSSLGGWIAWEYAYRFKEKVRRLILLDAAGFNDKQSIPLLYKLVQNPIIKEFKLFHGFAEYVKAPKTFIEFFLKNAYGDANRLEPTTTTRYHELFARKGNREAFLNLANSGVTDNSSSLKDLDTPTLIIWGEKDHWIPLANAYKFQFSLPNSELIIYEGVGHIAMEEIPDKSVKDTIKFLENKAFDSGTKVKTTTLCDKFPDSIRVGNIGLKSVTEKDSFHGSVLCIKTNNRKVIFDRIEEENGKGKVLVIEWIAESEDAVIDDELVFALMHQEWEGIVTNGNYRNTEEICKLRTGIMANKAYPKKAPAPSDDSLIEIHYHALVAGIEFVDGHFVYVDKDGLVSSKKNLIDWEK; this comes from the coding sequence ATGGCAATTGATCTATTTGAAAAATATACAGACAACATTTCTCAGTTTATGGAAATTGATGGAATGAAAGTTCATTATAAAGTAGAAGGAGAAGGTTTTCCAATTGTTTTACTTCACGGAACTTTCGCTTCTTTACAGACTTGGGATAGATGGACAGAAACACTGAAGAAAAAATATAAAGTAGTACGCCTAGATTTACCAGGATTTGCTTTAACAGGACCAAGACCTGATAAAAGTTATTCTGTAGAAATTTACTTGGATTTTTTAGATCGCTTTTTAAAACGTCTTGAAATAAATAAATTCTACTTAGCAGGATCGTCTCTAGGTGGGTGGATAGCATGGGAATATGCTTACAGATTTAAAGAAAAAGTAAGAAGGTTAATCTTATTAGATGCTGCTGGTTTTAACGATAAACAATCAATTCCTTTACTCTATAAGTTAGTACAAAATCCAATAATAAAAGAGTTTAAACTTTTTCATGGCTTTGCAGAATATGTAAAAGCACCTAAAACATTTATTGAGTTTTTCTTAAAGAATGCCTATGGCGATGCTAATAGATTAGAACCTACAACAACTACGCGTTATCATGAACTATTTGCCAGAAAAGGAAATAGAGAAGCTTTTTTAAACCTTGCAAATAGTGGCGTTACAGACAACTCTTCTAGTTTAAAAGATTTAGACACCCCAACATTAATTATTTGGGGCGAGAAAGACCATTGGATTCCTTTAGCAAATGCATATAAATTTCAATTCAGTCTACCGAATTCAGAATTAATTATTTATGAAGGAGTTGGACATATTGCAATGGAAGAAATTCCTGATAAATCAGTAAAAGACACGATTAAATTTTTAGAAAACAAAGCATTTGATAGTGGAACAAAAGTAAAAACAACTACACTCTGTGATAAATTCCCAGACAGTATAAGAGTTGGAAATATCGGTCTAAAATCTGTTACTGAAAAAGATTCTTTTCATGGAAGTGTTCTTTGCATTAAAACAAATAACAGGAAAGTTATTTTTGATAGAATTGAAGAAGAAAACGGAAAAGGTAAAGTACTTGTTATAGAGTGGATAGCTGAATCTGAAGATGCTGTTATTGATGACGAACTTGTATTTGCACTTATGCACCAAGAATGGGAAGGAATAGTAACAAACGGAAATTACAGGAACACAGAAGAAATTTGTAAACTTAGAACTGGAATTATGGCCAATAAGGCATATCCCAAAAAAGCTCCAGCACCAAGTGATGATAGTTTAATAGAAATACATTATCACGCATTAGTTGCAGGAATAGAGTTTGTAGACGGTCATTTTGTTTATGTTGATAAAGATGGTTTAGTTAGCAGTAAAAAGAATCTTATCGATTGGGAAAAATAA
- a CDS encoding polysaccharide deacetylase family protein: MKLIISFLFLFTLPIMVKAQSASIYENRQFTYPNGKKKAVILSYDDGLKQDIRLIKLLNKYHIKGTFNLNSGLMGKTAPWLKDLIGQEGEYLTSSEIKKTYRFHEVAVHTAHHPALNSINKETEIINEVVSDADYLTDLVGYKVKSMAYPFGAYNDFVISTIATTQITNARTVISTKSFDLPDSLLAWHPTSHHFDALPSIKEYVSLFPSVPTVYVLWGHSWEFDQGKPDNNWEMMKEICQEIGGKEDIWYVGAAEFVDYLLAIQNITIEDNVIKNNSPIPIWVIIEGESVKIK; the protein is encoded by the coding sequence ATGAAATTAATAATCTCCTTTTTATTCCTATTCACTTTGCCTATAATGGTTAAAGCTCAATCTGCTTCTATTTACGAAAATAGACAGTTTACTTATCCTAATGGAAAAAAGAAAGCAGTTATTTTAAGTTATGACGATGGGTTAAAGCAGGATATTCGCCTGATCAAATTGCTTAATAAATACCACATCAAAGGTACTTTCAATTTAAATTCTGGATTAATGGGTAAAACTGCTCCTTGGTTAAAGGATTTAATTGGACAAGAAGGAGAATATTTAACATCATCAGAAATTAAAAAAACATATCGTTTCCACGAAGTTGCAGTTCACACAGCTCATCACCCTGCCTTGAATTCAATTAATAAAGAAACTGAAATTATAAATGAGGTAGTTAGTGACGCAGATTATTTGACTGACTTAGTTGGGTATAAAGTTAAAAGTATGGCCTACCCCTTTGGGGCATATAATGATTTTGTGATAAGTACAATAGCCACTACACAAATAACAAATGCTAGAACAGTAATAAGCACAAAATCTTTTGATTTACCCGATAGCTTACTTGCTTGGCACCCTACATCTCATCATTTTGATGCTCTTCCATCAATAAAGGAGTATGTCTCTTTATTTCCTTCTGTACCTACAGTTTACGTACTTTGGGGACATAGTTGGGAGTTTGATCAAGGTAAACCTGATAACAATTGGGAAATGATGAAAGAAATTTGTCAGGAGATTGGTGGTAAAGAGGATATATGGTATGTAGGAGCAGCTGAATTTGTAGATTACCTTTTAGCTATTCAGAATATCACTATAGAAGATAATGTAATTAAAAATAATAGCCCTATTCCAATTTGGGTTATCATAGAAGGGGAATCAGTAAAAATAAAATAA
- a CDS encoding precorrin-2 dehydrogenase/sirohydrochlorin ferrochelatase family protein — protein sequence MNEMFPIFIKMSEISTLIVGGGNVGHEKLAAILKNSPNAVVTVVSTTFGEELLDLAKDFSAVTLVERPFEMSDLESHHIVLCATDSYELHVEIQKECNKRKMLVNVADTPPLCDFYLGSVVSKGDLKIGISTNGKSPTLAKRMREFLEDALPSETQQLLDNLKGIRDSLKGDFADKVKQLNDITQQVFDKKE from the coding sequence ATGAACGAAATGTTTCCAATATTTATTAAGATGTCTGAAATCTCTACTTTAATTGTTGGTGGAGGAAATGTAGGACATGAAAAATTAGCTGCAATATTAAAAAATAGTCCTAATGCTGTAGTAACAGTTGTTTCTACTACATTTGGAGAAGAGCTACTTGATCTAGCAAAAGATTTTTCTGCAGTTACTCTTGTAGAGAGACCGTTTGAAATGTCAGATTTAGAAAGTCATCATATCGTGTTATGTGCAACTGATAGTTATGAACTTCATGTGGAGATTCAGAAAGAGTGCAATAAACGTAAGATGCTAGTAAATGTAGCCGATACTCCACCTTTATGTGACTTTTATCTAGGTTCGGTTGTATCTAAAGGTGATTTAAAAATTGGGATTTCTACAAACGGTAAATCTCCAACTTTAGCAAAAAGAATGAGAGAGTTTTTAGAAGATGCATTACCAAGTGAAACTCAACAACTATTAGATAATTTAAAAGGAATTAGAGATAGTTTAAAAGGGGATTTTGCTGATAAAGTAAAACAATTAAATGATATCACTCAACAAGTGTTTGATAAAAAAGAATAA
- the cobA gene encoding uroporphyrinogen-III C-methyltransferase, with the protein MTKTIQPELTLVGAGIGDPDLITMKGIKALRRADVVLYDALVCEELLEYAPQAKKIYVGKRVGQHSFKQEEINRLIVSNAFGGGHVVRLKGGDPFVFGRGHEEMVYAQEHGIRVNLVPGISSSVAAPALQGIPVTRRGDSQSFWVITGTTKEGEVSKDIALAAQSSATVIILMGTKKIDQIMDSFTAAGKEDTPVAIIQHASTPHERIGLGNVHTIADIMREKGLGSPAVIVVGEVVKHHAQYPKVLSEVVANATVTV; encoded by the coding sequence ATGACAAAGACAATACAACCAGAATTAACCCTTGTAGGGGCTGGAATCGGCGATCCCGATTTAATCACAATGAAAGGCATTAAGGCTTTACGTAGAGCTGATGTTGTTTTATATGATGCCCTTGTATGTGAGGAATTGTTAGAGTATGCACCTCAAGCAAAGAAAATCTACGTGGGTAAAAGGGTAGGACAACACTCTTTTAAACAAGAAGAGATCAATCGTTTGATTGTTTCTAATGCATTTGGTGGAGGTCACGTTGTGCGTTTAAAAGGTGGAGATCCCTTTGTTTTTGGTAGAGGCCATGAAGAAATGGTTTATGCACAAGAACATGGGATTAGAGTTAATTTAGTACCTGGTATTAGTAGTTCTGTTGCAGCACCTGCTTTACAAGGAATTCCGGTAACACGTAGGGGTGACAGCCAAAGTTTTTGGGTGATTACGGGAACAACAAAAGAAGGCGAGGTGTCTAAAGATATTGCTTTGGCAGCACAATCTTCTGCTACTGTTATTATTTTAATGGGAACAAAGAAGATTGATCAAATTATGGATAGTTTTACAGCAGCTGGAAAAGAAGATACTCCTGTTGCTATTATTCAACACGCTTCTACTCCTCATGAGCGTATTGGATTGGGAAATGTTCATACTATTGCTGATATAATGCGTGAAAAAGGTTTAGGTTCTCCTGCTGTAATTGTGGTAGGTGAAGTTGTTAAACATCATGCACAATATCCAAAAGTATTATCAGAAGTAGTTGCTAATGCTACAGTAACAGTCTAA